A genomic segment from Colletotrichum higginsianum IMI 349063 chromosome 5, whole genome shotgun sequence encodes:
- a CDS encoding CorA-like Mg2+ transporter → MPPAIRTPVPSTSLLRFLRSQTEASSIFSRTQCAEAGAAIRSSSARLAQNPQCLVRRLSRTGTRSISTSCRRPALVPASPFSSDPVTTRIGRKRRAIEPHSSPVAFFSTTCARRDACDDDSSSPRRTWKERLWGIRGRGGAKPLKPNDLPFHDEGEAGSMFNSRRILTAKAALEPRLRCTEVDENGEVILVDGEFKKTELIAKYGLLPRDLRKIDSSNLPHIFVRQSAILLNLLHLKVLIKKDRVLLFDVYGSKTSYPQSAFMYDLQGKLKQKNVQGGVNGLPYEFRALEAVLTSVTSELEADFESVRDPVIRVLSELEDDIDRHKLRVLLILSKRVSTFEQKAKLVRDAIEELLEADDDLTAMYLTEKAHDLYRGVDDHTEVELLLESYNKLCDEIVQEAQNLVSGIRNTEEIIRAILDANRNALMLLDLRFSVGTLGLAMGTFLAGLYGMNLENFIEDSHWGFAGVTITSTICSLIVCWYGLVKLRKVQRVKMMFDERGPLTRTSRQLSSAATQPGAVAGPHWLQDDGPVGLLDARNREKFRRVTSQKAAAAANAKITTKKWFH, encoded by the exons ATGCCTCCAGCGATTCGGACACCGGTGCCTTCGACGAGCCTGCTACGATTTCTGCGGTCGCAAACGGAGGCCTCGTCGATTTTTAGCCGGACTCAGTGTGCTGAAGCGGGTGCTGCCATCCGATCCAGCTCAGCCCGGCTGGCCCAGAATCCCCAGTGTCTTGTGAGAAGGCTGTCCAGGACGGGGACGAGGTCGATTTCGACGAGCTGCAGGAGACCCGCGCTCGTCCCGGCTTCGCCTTTTAGCTCCGACCCCGTCACCACCCGGATAGGTCGCAAGCGTAGGGCCATCGAACCACACTCCTCGCCCGTTGCATTCTTCAGCACCACCTGTGCGAGACGAGATGCCTGTGATGACGActcatcgtcgccgcgccGGACGTGGAAGGAGAGACTCTGGGGCATacggggacggggcggtGCCAAGCCGCTGAAGCCGAATGACCTGCCCTTTcacgacgagggcgaggcgggctCCATGTTCAACAGCCGCCGCATATTGACGGCGAAGGCTGCGCTAGAACCGAGATTGCGATGcaccgaggtcgacgagaacggcgaggTGATTCTGGTGGATGGCGAGTTCAAGAAGACGGAGCTCATCGCAAAG TACGGCCTGCTGCCACGCGACTTGCGAAAGATTGACTCCTCTAATCTGCCTCACATCTTCGTCCGCCAGTCCGCCATCCTCCTCAACCTGCTTCACTTAAAGGTCCTGATCAAGAAGGATCGCGTGTTGCTCTTTGACGTGTACGGCTCCAAGACGTCTTACCCTCAGTCTGCATTTATGTACGATCTGCAGGGCAAGCTCAAGCAGAAGAATGTGCAAGGCGGCGTCAACGGCCTGCCGTACGAGTTCCGCGCTCTCGAGGCGGTCCTGACCTCCGTCACCtcggagctcgaggccgacttcGAGTCCGTGCGGGACCCCGTCATCCGCGTTCTcagcgagctcgaggacgacattGACCGGCACAAGCTGCGCGTCCTTCTCATCCTGTCCAAAAGGGTGAGCACCTTCGAGCAGAAGGCCAAGCTTGTGCGCGATGCcatcgaggagctgctcgaggcTGACGACGATCTCACTGCCATGTATCTGACCGAGAAGGCGCACGACCTCtaccgcggcgtcgacgaccatACCGAGGttgagctgctgctcgagtCGTATAACAAGCTATGCGATGAAATCGTCCAAGAGGCTCAGAACTTGGTGTCTGGCATCCGCAACACCGAGGAGAT TATAcgcgccatcctcgacgCGAACCGCAACGCTCTCATGCTCTTAGACCTCAGATTCAGCGTCGGCACCCTCGGCCTGGCCATGGGCACATTCCTCGCGGGCCTTTACGGCATGAACCTCGAAAACTTCATCGAGGACAGCCACTGGGGCTTCGCCGGCGTCACAATTACCTCGACCATCTGCTCTCTCATCGTCTGCTGGTACGGCCTGGTCAAGCTGCGCAAGGTCCAGCGCGTCAAGATGATGTTTGACGAGCGTGGGCCCCTGACCCGGACCAGCCGACAGTTGTCGTCGGCAGCGACGCAACCTGGCGCCGTGGCAGGCCCGCACTGGCTCCAGGACGACGGCCCCGTGGGCCTACTCGACGCCCGGAACCGCGAAAAGTTCCGCCGCGTTACGAGCcagaaggccgccgcggccgccaacgccaagatCACCACCAAAAAGTGGTTTCACTGA
- a CDS encoding 2-methylcitrate dehydratase → MSAAINRGLRTASRSLRLQSRSVRLAAPLRAGVASTNFAASSTSRSALQNSHNFSTASARQSAAPAMASEAREYDPEIKDIANYVQNYKVDSDLAFDTARWVFLDTLGCGLEGLRFKECSKLLGPIVPGTVVPNGPKVPGTDFQLDPVNAAFNIGAMIRWLDYNDCWLAAEWGHPSDNLGAILAVADWVTRTNKAGGNIAGGKQFTVRDVLEAMIKAHEIQGCLALLNSYNRVGLDHVVLVKVASTAVVSKMLGLSEKQIADAVTQAWVDGQSLRTYRHSPNTMSRKSWAAGDACQRAVNLALKVMKGEQGIPTVLSAPVWGFYDVLFKGNKFEFQRPYGSYVMENVLFKVSYPAEFHSQTAVEASSKIHQKLKELGKSAADIKGVTCRTHEACIRIIDKQFKPMDNFADRDHCIQYMAATMLVFGRLEATDYVDGSEAATSPLVESLRQKIKCVEDPQYTKDYHDPALRTISNALTVELNDGTVLEEVVVEAPLGHRLRREEAKPEILKKYKRHLEPHFDADRVKHLVDLGLNPKQLEATPVDEYVDLYVAKDSKFV, encoded by the exons ATGTCTGCGGCCATCAACCGAGGTCTCAGGACAGCCTCCCGTTCGCTGCGTCTCCAGTCGCGAAGCGTCCGGCTGGCCGCTCCTctccgcgccggcgtcgcctccACTAACTTTGCCGCTTCTTCCACGTCTCGCTCCGCACTTCAAAACTCCCACAACTTTTCCACCGCATCTGCGAGACAGAGTGCAGCACCAGCCATGGCGTCCGAGGCGAGAGAATACGATCCCGAGATCAAGGACATTGCAAACTACGTCCAGAACTACAAGGTCGACTCCGACCTTGCT TTCGACACTGCACGATGGGTTTTCCTCGACACTCTGGGCTGCGGTCTTGAGGGTCTTCGCTTCAAGGAGTGCAGCAAGCTGCTGGGTCCTATTGTCCCCGGCACCGTCGTTCCCAATGGCCCCAAGGTCCCTGGTACCGACTTCCAGCTGGACCCCGTCAACGCCGCCTtcaacatcggcgccatgATCCGCTGGCTCGACTACAACGACTGCTGGCTCGCGGCCGAATGGGGCCATCCTTCCGACAACCTGGGTGCCATACTCGCTGTCGCCGACTGGGTCACTCGTACCAACAAGGCCGGCGGTaacatcgccggcggcaagcAGTTTACCGTCCGTGATGTTCTCGAGGCCATGATTAAGGCTCACGAGATCCAGGGCTGCCTGGCTCTCTTGAACTCGTACAACAGGGTCGGCCTGGATCATGTCGTCCTAGTCAAGGTTGCCAGCACTGCCGTCGTTTCCAAGATGCTCGGCCTCAGCGAGAAGCAGATCGCCGATGCCGTCACCCAGGCTTGGGTCGACGGCCAGAGCTTGAGAACCTACCGCCACTCGCCCAACACTATGTCTCGCAAGTCGTGGGCTGCCGGTGACGCCTGCCAGCGCGCTGTCAACCTGGCTCTCAAGGTCATGAAAGGCGAGCAGGGCATCCCCACCGTCCTCTCCGCTCCTGTCTGGGGCTTCTACGACGTCCTGTTCAAGGGCAACAAGTTCGAGTTCCAGCGCCCTTACGGCAGCTACGTCATGGAGAACGTCCTCTTCAAGGTCTCCTACCCTG CCGAGTTCCACTCCCAGACTGCCGTCGAGGCCTCCTCCAAGATCCAtcagaagctcaaggagctgggCAAGTCGGCGGCTGATATCAAGGGTGTCACCTGCCGCACCCACGAGGcctgcatccgcatcatcgacaagcAGTTCAAGCCCATGGATAACTTTGCCGACCGTGACCACTGCATCCAGTACATGGCCGCGACCATGCTTGTCttcggccgcctcgaggcgACCGACTacgtcgacggcagcgagGCCGCAACCTCGCCTCTCGTCGAGTCCCTGCGCCAGAAGATCAAGTGCGTCGAGGACCCGCAGTACACCAAGGACTACCACGACCCCGCCCTGCGAACCATCTCCAACGCGTTGACGGTCGAGCTGAACGACGGCACtgtcctcgaggaggtcgtcgtgGAGGCGCCCCTCGGACACCGCCTTAGAAGAGAGGAGGCCAAGCCCGAGATTCTGAAGAAGTACAAGAGACATTTGGAGCCTCACTTCGACGCCGACAGGGTCAAGCATCTtgtcgatctcggcctgAACCCCAAGCAGCTCGAGGCCACTCCTGTTGATGAGTATGTCGATCTGTATGTTGCTAAGGACAGCAAGTTTGTTTAG
- a CDS encoding Major facilitator superfamily transporter, with the protein MASKSGWTESTDNLANVPRVETPEALVVGSSQLFDGNVIRFVPMPTPDPKDPLNLPTWRKWVAIAALCFFGSLALAAEFIVGALVPVFVLEYSGIDPHILSQIDISALNKPGEVTLDPVKILAGLGGPPLYQVALLASVPLLVNGLSSYILVPLSIGIGRRPVLLLSGLLAWTGGLWAGFSQGLGSHLAARCFQGFGAGAVEALIPLIIQDMMFIHQRNKAISSVGASQGLLVVSLGIMSPIIVSRLSWRFIYWITSGVGVLAWFGLIFLVPETRWIRSDDELAGKEVYPLRPGETRPRIDEVAFRPRSNWDEFGLFNYGYEWKEAKQSTIDMLKTTLFPNIIWVIIINSILVSMQGAAGQVASSLLIAAGWKFETLGFAVIPIVIASPFVWLFGGYIADKISNWIAKRNGGRREPEAHLISLVFPLLASVVGPILFGYAGEHIRELPSIVVLVSIFFIGFGLLTANTIFAVYLVESYPRYAGPVLVNVSSSRLIIGFIMSFNITTWIEQLGFFKNFGIYSAALAGVSMLLPVMYKYGKPMRAWTGGRLEPTVKPAKVLEEDDQYWKSTEQSGQWQDEKMGTPIGVARPM; encoded by the exons ATGGCGTCAAAGAGCGGCTGGACCGAGTCTACAGACAACCTCGCCAACGTGCCGAGGGTCGAAACCCCAGAAGCCCTGGTGGTAGGGTCGTCGCAGTTGTTCGATGGAAACGTTATTCGATTTGTGCCAATGCCCACGCCGGATCCCAAGG ATCCGTTGAACTTGCCAACATGGAGAAAATGGGTCGCCATCGCAGCACTTTGTTTCT TTGGTTCTCTggctctcgccgccgagttCATTGTGGGCGCGTTGGTGCCTGTTTTCGTACTGGAGTACTCCGGCATTGACCCTCACATTCTCAGCCAGATCGATATTTCGGCATTGAACAAGCCCGGCGAAGTCACCTTGGACCCCGTCAAGATTCTTGCTGGTCTGGGGGGTCCGCCTCTTTACCAGGTCGCACTGCTAGCTTCCGTGCCGCTGCTTGTCAACGGCCTCAGTTCCTACATCCTCGTGCCGCTCTCGATCGGTATCGGCCGTCGACCCGTGCTTCTGCTTTCTGGTTTGCTTGCATGGACCGGTGGTCTCTGGGCTGGTTTCTCCCAGGGCCTCGGAAGCCATCTGGCTGCCCGCTGCTTCCAAGGGTTTGGTGCGGGTGCTGTCGAGGCCTTGATTCCCTTGATTATCCAGGATATGATGTTCATTCACCAGCGCAACAAGGCCATCTCTTCCGTTGGTGCATCTCAGGGTCTCCTCGTCGTGAGCTTGGGTATCATGAG TCCCATCATTGTTTCTCGTCTGTCTTGGCGCTTCATCTATTGGATCACCTCCGGTGTTGGCGTTCTCGCTTGGTTTGGCCTCATCTTTCTCGTACCCGAGACCCGTTGGATTcgcagcgacgacgagcttg CCGGTAAGGAGGTCTACCCTCTCCGCCCTGGTGAAACCCGCCCTCGCATCGATGAGGTGGCCTTCCGCCCTCGCTCCAACTGGGATGAGTTCGGCCTCTTCAACTATGGCTACGAATGGAAGGAGGCGAAACAATCCACCATCGACATGCTCAAGACAACCTTATTCCCCAACATCATCTgggtcatcatcatcaactcGATCCTGGTCTCCATGCAGGGTGCCGCGGGCCAGGTCGCTTCTTCGCTTCTCATCGCTGCTGGCTGGAAGTTCGAAACGCTCGGTTTCGCTGTCATtcccatcgtcatcgccagTCCATTTGTCTGGCTCTTTGGCGGTTATATCGCTGACAAGATCTCCAATTGGATTGCCAAGCGCAACGGTGGTCGACGCGAGCCCGAGGCCCATCTCATTAGTCTGGTATTCCCGCTTCTGGCTTCCGTCGTTGGGCCAATTCTGTTCGGCTACGCCGGAGAGCACATCCGAGAGCTCCCGTCTATTGTTGTGTTGGTGTCCATTTTCTTCATCGGTTTCGGCTTGTTGACGGCCAACACCATCTTTGCCGTCTACTTGGTTGAGAGTTATCCACGATATGCCGG TCCTGTGCTTGTCAACGTCTCCTCGTCCCGTCTCATCATCGGTTTCATCATGTccttcaacatcaccacGTGGATCGAGCAGCTCGGCTTCTTCAAAAATTTTGGCATCTACAgcgccgccctggccgggGTTTCCATGCTCTTGCCCGTCATGTATAAGTACGGCAAACCGATGCGCGCCTGGACCGGCGGCCGTCTTGAGCCCACCGTCAAGCCCGCCAAGGTTttggaagaagacgaccAGTACTGGAAGAGCACCGAGCAATCGGGTCAGTGGCAGGACGAGAAGATGGGAACTCCCATCGGTGTCGCTCGGCCTATGTAA
- a CDS encoding IBR domain-containing protein, translated as MASLAGQTSSTPEMAPSTSALPSPEDDEAEYLAQVLCTPSSQRSEAAIEEELVARANALGISMSRLSPEKRNTSSAESQTSTIATQHVRSFSTASRDSASTTLTSHPSLHAIPIAADAPPHSLARKRSKSLGFSQYDRYLSQIDPNIHQPKIQKASPSLVHDTSTHSLFSVTSRRSYFSVKEGIRKIRRRRKSGILESTISCICCRDDFNRTSVLHSLPCGHTYCAECLGIVIQQSTTDESKMPPRCCTQPIPGSIIQKVLDREEQHVFLKAVLQFSTPWEARIFCPNTACGEFIPPRNRIDPKHPFDVVCRKCRARVCVMCKRNAHPVGKDCPSDWELEAVLKMGEKSGWRRCYKCRTLVELSQGCTHMTCRCKAQFCYICGAIWDPSVGCPNFCNGDEELERRRVEEEARNAEIEAEKAAQEAAAAAEAAEKTEAEGRTRASPQFARLQGEMCEELDRFRTYTRKMKWVMWTRQAERKQALADRYSDQIDKMKERHAKTAAHLEERQIEAEMDLRSTLDQSEKSVKIRLKHMEAYCDGLGRTSNSDLPPRVVTERDLRLLGQQYNVRDGMERLHQAKINVLRDRQTKRMEELLERQEHELERLTDRKEQDIENLATDFAQEEDTLVKIINDRKQRLQRRWLMAIEILRKELENQTGDKYASPALPAWPDDNETQDEILASLPNSPASED; from the exons ATGGCTTCGCTCGCCGGCcagacgagctcgacgcctGAAATGGCCCCTTCAACGAGTGCACTGCCATCACccgaagatgacgaggcagAATACCTCGCCCAGGTCCTGTGCACTCCGTCGTCGCAAAGGTCAGAAGCCGCTATCGAGGAGGAGTTGGTCGCAAGAGCAAATGCACTGGGTATCTCCATGTCGAGATTGTCACCCGAGAAGCGCAACACCTCGAGCGCCGAATCCCAGACTTCCACCATCGCGACACAGCATGTCCGTTCCTTCTCGACCGCCTCGCGCGATTCCGCCAGTACCACCCTCACCTCTCATCCGTCTCTGCACGCAATacccatcgccgccgatgcaCCTCCGCATTCTCTCGCCAGGAAACGTTCTAAGAGTCTTGGTTTCTCGCAATACGACAGATATTTGTCGCAGATAGATCCCAACATACACCAGCCCAAAATTCAAAAGgcatccccctccctcgtccaCGACACGTCGACGCACAGCTTGTTCAGTGTGACATCCCGGAGGAGCTATTTCAGCGTTAAAGAGGGCATCCGGAAGATACGACGCAGGAGGAAGTCCGGGATACTGGAGTCGACCAT TTCTTGCATATGCTGCCGTGACGATTTCAACAGGACGAGCGTCCTGCATAGCCTGCCTTGTGGCCACACGTACTGCGCCGAATGTCTCGGCATAGTGATTCAGCAGTCGACGACTGACGAATCCAAGATGCCGCCGCGATGCTGCACGCAGCCGATCCCGGGCTCCATTATTCAGAAGGTCCTCGATCGGGAGGAGCAGCACGTTTTTTTAAAGGCAGTTTTGCAATTCAGCACGCCTTGGGAAGCTAGGATCTTTTGCCCAAACACAGCCTGCGGTGAATTTATCCCCCCTCGCAACCGAATCGACCCCAAGCACCCTTTCGACGTGGTGTGTCGCAAATGCCGGGCACGAGTCTGCGTGATGTGCAAACGCAATGCCCATCCCGTTGGCAAGGATTGTCCGTCCGATTGGGAATTGGAAGCCGTGCTAAAGATGGGCGAGAAATCGGGCTGGCGAAGGTGCTACAAATGCCGGACATTGGTTGAGTTGAGCCAAGGCTGCACACACATGACCTGCAGATGCAAGGCCCAATTTTGCTACATCTGCGGAGCCATCTGGGACCCATCCGTGGGCTGTCCCAACTTCTgcaacggcgacgaagaattggaaagaaggagggtggaagaagaggctaGGAACGCCGAAATTGAGGCAGAAAAGGCTGCTCAagaagctgccgccgctgccgaagccgccgaaaagaccgaggccgaaggTCGTACCCGAGCCAGCCCGCAGTTTGCCAGGTTGCAGGGCGAAATGTGCGAAGAGCTGGACCGATTCCGCACGTATACGAGGAAGATGAAATGGGTCATGTGGACACGGCAAGCCGAGAGAAAGCAGGCACTTGCCGATAGATATTCGGACCAAATCGATAAGATGAAGGAACGCCACGCGAAGACAGCCGCCCACCTGGAGGAGCGTCAGATCGAAGCCGAGATGGATCTGAGGTCAACCCTTGACCAAAGCGAGAAGAGCGTCAAGATTCGACTGAAGCACATGGAGGCCTACTGTGACGGGCTCGGTCGCACGTCGAATTCCGACCTGCCACCCAGGGTCGTGACGGAGAGGGACCTTCGCCTGCTGGGGCAACAGTACAACGTGCGAGACGGCATGGAGCGTTTGCACCAGGCGAAAATCAACGTCTTGCGAGACCGGCAGACCAAACGCATGGAAGAACTTTTGGAACGGCAGGAGCACGAGCTTGAGAGACTGACCGACAGGAAGGAACAGGACATAGAGAACCTGGCAACGGATTTTGCACAGGAAGAAGATACCCTGGTCAAGATTATCAATGACCGCAAACAGAGGCTGCAACGACGTTGGCTGATGGCGATCGAAATCCTACggaaggagctcgagaaccAAACCGGAGATAAATACGCGTCTCCCGCACTGCCAGCGTGGCCCGATGACAACGAGACGCAGGACGAGATCCTGGCATCACTGCCCAACTCTCCTGCAAGCGAGGACTAA
- a CDS encoding SH3 domain-containing protein, with product MDRQTIIETNRSLRTIKNELENLLEKGVISEDAYDNIHATLPAETPLHGAASRAAPNAATPVQNNPTSPPPTNAMAALNVNPSPSPAPPSYNQTGPPSLPARTNEKPVLAHARALYRYAGADARDVALERDDRIAIHEYMNADWWMGRNLRTGQEGIFPKTYVLVEQDSAKGAFAPPPAQPQYAPQPQAQWAPQPQYGTPQPQYAQPQGPPPQQNPYNADAPPQAVADQSTGGKDGKGAEMGKKFGKKLGNAAIFGAGATIGSNIVNSIF from the exons ATGGACAGACAAACCATCATCGAGACCAACCGGTCGCTGCGCACCATCAAGAAT GAACTCGAGAACCTCCTCGAGAAGGGGGTCATTTCCGAGGATGCCTATGACAACATTCACGCCACCCTCCCCGCCGAGACCCCCCTTCACGGCGCCGCATCTCGCGCCGCTCCCAACGCCGCAACCCCCGTCCAGAACAACCCCACGTCGCCTCCCCCGACCAACGCAATGGCGGCCCTGAACGTCAACCCGTCAccgtccccggcgccgccgtcctaCAACCAGACCGGCCCCCCATCGCTGCCGGCCCGCACCAACGAGAAGcccgtcctcgcccacgcCCGCGCCCTGTACCGCTACGCTGGTGCCGACGCCCGCGACGTGGCCCTCGAGCGCGACGACCGCATCGCTATCCACGAGTACATGAACGCTGACTGGTGGATGGGCCGCAACCTCCGCACCGGCCAGGAGGGCATTTTCCCCAAGACGTACGTCCTGGTCGAGCAGGACTCGGCCAAGGGGGCCTTCGCCCCGCCTCCCGCCCAACCTCAGTACGCGCCCCAGCCGCAGGCCCAGTGGGCTCCTCAGCCGCAGTACGGCACGCCCCAGCCGCAGTACGCCCAGCCGCAGGGCCCGCCCCCTCAGCAGAACCCCTACAACGCCGACGCGCCGCcccaggccgtcgccgaccagagcaccggcggcaaggacggcaagggTGCTGAGATGGGCAAGAAGTTTGGCAAGAAGCTCGGAAACGCTGCCATCTTCGGTGCCGGTGCCACCATCGGTTCCAACATTGTCAACAGTATCTTTTAA
- a CDS encoding ELL-associated factor, with protein MSALRPNHREKAAPKTGAANGLIDPTKTGKYPVILSDTLLGRTQKEVFTAYTDLPRNIIDNHKPELSSEPATARLKPETPGSKSDFDLSFPDGNNGMYGYAGTRTMDDNQYVLYFDPARKAFILDKVDSTFHMNVTRTPSSDNPESLRQQFEQLDTSITVTSEAHNPTEKDKPAAKPAAKASGPKRPSASSNKAAAKPRKPTATKKSEPIHLALPTNDAPPAPQKSTTPAPTKKKESTRKAAGSDDEEDDDDDDFGLTIEYPDENKNKKPDFSPAFAPNIQVRSFSDFLRDSEADDADGESDLEERDFANFNLPSPMNGQAQQQQQQQHDQYQDHDGEAEQMEVDSEPDFEDALEDDLEAELEKELEAANSGDAEESEVSEED; from the exons ATGTCGGCTCTTCGCCCAAATCACAGGGAGAAGGCCGCTCCCAAGACAGGGGCCGCGAATGGCCTCATCGACCCGACCAAGACGGGGAAATATCCCGTCATCTTAAGCGACACGCTTCTCGGGCGCACCCAAAAGGAGGTTTTCACAGCC TATACTGACCTTCCGCGCAACATCATAGACAACCACAAGCCAGAACTCTCCTCAGAgcccgcgacggcgaggttAAAACCCGAAACCCCCGGCAGCAAGTCCGACTTCGATCTCTCATTCCCCGACGGCAACAATGGCATGTACGGCTACGCGGGCACCCGCACCATGGACGACAACCAGTACGTTCTCTATTTCGACCCCGCCCGCAAGGCCTTCATTCTCGACAAGGTCGACTCGACCTTCCACATGAACGTCACCCGCACCCCGTCCAGCGACAACCCCGAGTCCCTGCGCCAGCAGTTTGAGCAGCTCGACACCTCCATAACCGTCACCTCCGAAGCCCATAACCCCACCGAAAAAGACAAGCCCGCTGCAAAGCCCGCCGCAAAGGCGTCAGGGCCCAAGAGGCCATCGGCCAGCAGtaacaaggccgccgccaagccgCGCAAGCCCACGGCAACGAAGAAGAGCGAACCCATTCACCTCGCCCTCCCGACCAACGACGCGCCGCCTGCGCCCCAGAAATCCacgacgccggccccgacgaagaagaaggaaagcaCACGAAAGGCCGCTGGttccgacgacgaggaagacgacgacgacgacgatttCGGCCTGACGATAGAGTATCCCGACGagaacaaaaacaaaaagccCGACTTCTCGCCCGCGTTCGCGCCCAACATCCAGGTCCGCAGCTTCTCCGATTTCCTGCGCGActccgaggccgacgacgccgacggcgagtcAGACCTGGAGGAGCGCGACTTCGCAAACTTCAACCTGCCGAGCCCGATGAACGGACAGgctcaacaacaacagcagcagcagcacgacCAGTACCAAGATCATGACGGCGAAGCGGAGCAGATGGAGGTCGATTCCGAGCCCGATTTCGAGGATGCCTTGGAAGACGACCTTGAggcggagctcgagaaggagtTGGAGGCTGCGAATagcggcgatgccgaggagaGTGAGGTGAGCGAGGAAGACTAA